In one window of Henckelia pumila isolate YLH828 chromosome 1, ASM3356847v2, whole genome shotgun sequence DNA:
- the LOC140876795 gene encoding uncharacterized protein isoform X1: protein MGEIGGNVERPMAEISSNNREFVDYHQTSMEKKVQFAVMKKKSLRARYAYGVIFLLTNVIAWLFRDYGERILPMLPYSRACGAEEKDCFHTMGVLRVSLGCFIFFFVMFVTTCNTKKLNQVRNSWHSGWWALKSVLLLVAFVIPFFIPSDYIQLYGEISRVGAGIFLILQLISVIEFITWWNRYWMSDDSDDMKKSSCSIGLFMSTIFYVASVGGLVVMYVFYASKTSCSLNIFFISWTAVLLIVMMVISLHSKVNRGLLSSGIMASYIVFLCWTAIRSEPTSEKCSHQKQETGHGGWSTIVVRIQVFNPKFSFQNTQSRYFKCLCFCCFQGFVIAICAIVIATFSTGIDSKTFQFRRDEVQLQEDDIRYHYGFFHLVFSLGAMYFAMLFISWNLSSLTRKWSIDVGWASTWVKIVNEWFAATIYMWKLIFPALRQPKIMSHEDAMEEADKSTAA from the exons ATGGGTGAAATTGGTGGAAATGTTGAGCGACCAATGGCAGAAATCTCATCAAATAACAGAGAATTCGTAGATTATCATCAGACATCAATGGAGAAGAAAGTGCAATTTGCAGTCATGAAGAAGAAATCTTTACGCGCCCGTTATGCATATGGAGTCATTTTTTTGCTAACAAATGTCATCGCTTGGCTTTTTCGAGACTATGGAGAAAGGATTTTGCCTATGTTGCCTT ATTCAAGAGCATGTGGTGCAGAGGAAAAAGATTGTTTCCATACGATGGGAGTGCTTCGTGTGAGCTTGGGATGTTTC ATATTCTTCTTTGTTATGTTTGTTACGACATGTAACACCAAGAAACTGAACCAAGTTCGCAATTCTTGGCATTCGGGATGGTGGGCTCTTAAGTCAGTTCTATTGCTTGTAGCTTTCGTTATTCCATTTTTCATCCCCTCGGATTATATTCAATTATATG GTGAAATTTCTCGTGTTGGCGCAGG GATTTTCCTGATTCTCCAGCTCATAAGTGTAATTGAGTTTATTACTTGGTGGAATCGTTACTGGATGTCAGATGACTCAGATGACATGAAGAAATCAAG CTGTTCCATTGGGCTATTCATGTCAACAATCTTCTATGTTGCTTCTGTTGGTGGCCTTGTGGTGATGTATGTATTCTATGCCTCCAAAACTTCCTGTTCTCTCAACATATTTTTCATCTCTTGGACCGCGGTTCTTCTCATCGTGATGATGGTTATATCACTGCATTCTAAG GTGAACAGAGGACTTCTGTCTTCAGGGATTATGGCATCTTATATCGTGTTCCTATGCTGGACTGCCATCAGAAG CGAGCCCACCAGTGAAAAATGCAGCCATCAGAAGCAAGAAACTGGACATGGCGGTTGGTCTACTATAGTGGTAAGAATTCAAGTTTTCAACCCGAAATTCTCCTTTCAAAATACTCAATCAAGATATTTTAAATGTCTCTGTTTCTGCTGCTTCCAGGGATTTGTGATTGCTATATGCGCAATTGTAATAGCAACCTTTTCAACAGGGATAGACTCCAAAACGTTTCAG TTTCGTAGAGATGAAGTACAGTTACAAGAAGATGATATCCGATATCACTACGGATTCTTTCACCTCGTATTTTCTCTGGGGGCAATGTACTTTGCGATGCTATTCATCAGTTGGAACTTAAGCAGCTTAACAAGAAA ATGGAGCATCGACGTGGGATGGGCTAGTACATGGGTGAAGATTGTAAATGAATGGTTTGCAGCCACAATATACA TGTGGAAGCTGATTTTCCCTGCCTTGAGACAACCTAAAATAATGAGTCATGAAGATGCTATGGAGGAAGCTGACAAGTCTACCGCAGCATGA
- the LOC140876795 gene encoding uncharacterized protein isoform X2 translates to MGEIGGNVERPMAEISSNNREFVDYHQTSMEKKVQFAVMKKKSLRARYAYGVIFLLTNVIAWLFRDYGERILPMLPYSRACGAEEKDCFHTMGVLRVSLGCFIFFFVMFVTTCNTKKLNQVRNSWHSGWWALKSVLLLVAFVIPFFIPSDYIQLYGEISRVGAGIFLILQLISVIEFITWWNRYWMSDDSDDMKKSSCSIGLFMSTIFYVASVGGLVVMYVFYASKTSCSLNIFFISWTAVLLIVMMVISLHSKVNRGLLSSGIMASYIVFLCWTAIRSEPTSEKCSHQKQETGHGGWSTIVGFVIAICAIVIATFSTGIDSKTFQFRRDEVQLQEDDIRYHYGFFHLVFSLGAMYFAMLFISWNLSSLTRKWSIDVGWASTWVKIVNEWFAATIYMWKLIFPALRQPKIMSHEDAMEEADKSTAA, encoded by the exons ATGGGTGAAATTGGTGGAAATGTTGAGCGACCAATGGCAGAAATCTCATCAAATAACAGAGAATTCGTAGATTATCATCAGACATCAATGGAGAAGAAAGTGCAATTTGCAGTCATGAAGAAGAAATCTTTACGCGCCCGTTATGCATATGGAGTCATTTTTTTGCTAACAAATGTCATCGCTTGGCTTTTTCGAGACTATGGAGAAAGGATTTTGCCTATGTTGCCTT ATTCAAGAGCATGTGGTGCAGAGGAAAAAGATTGTTTCCATACGATGGGAGTGCTTCGTGTGAGCTTGGGATGTTTC ATATTCTTCTTTGTTATGTTTGTTACGACATGTAACACCAAGAAACTGAACCAAGTTCGCAATTCTTGGCATTCGGGATGGTGGGCTCTTAAGTCAGTTCTATTGCTTGTAGCTTTCGTTATTCCATTTTTCATCCCCTCGGATTATATTCAATTATATG GTGAAATTTCTCGTGTTGGCGCAGG GATTTTCCTGATTCTCCAGCTCATAAGTGTAATTGAGTTTATTACTTGGTGGAATCGTTACTGGATGTCAGATGACTCAGATGACATGAAGAAATCAAG CTGTTCCATTGGGCTATTCATGTCAACAATCTTCTATGTTGCTTCTGTTGGTGGCCTTGTGGTGATGTATGTATTCTATGCCTCCAAAACTTCCTGTTCTCTCAACATATTTTTCATCTCTTGGACCGCGGTTCTTCTCATCGTGATGATGGTTATATCACTGCATTCTAAG GTGAACAGAGGACTTCTGTCTTCAGGGATTATGGCATCTTATATCGTGTTCCTATGCTGGACTGCCATCAGAAG CGAGCCCACCAGTGAAAAATGCAGCCATCAGAAGCAAGAAACTGGACATGGCGGTTGGTCTACTATAGTG GGATTTGTGATTGCTATATGCGCAATTGTAATAGCAACCTTTTCAACAGGGATAGACTCCAAAACGTTTCAG TTTCGTAGAGATGAAGTACAGTTACAAGAAGATGATATCCGATATCACTACGGATTCTTTCACCTCGTATTTTCTCTGGGGGCAATGTACTTTGCGATGCTATTCATCAGTTGGAACTTAAGCAGCTTAACAAGAAA ATGGAGCATCGACGTGGGATGGGCTAGTACATGGGTGAAGATTGTAAATGAATGGTTTGCAGCCACAATATACA TGTGGAAGCTGATTTTCCCTGCCTTGAGACAACCTAAAATAATGAGTCATGAAGATGCTATGGAGGAAGCTGACAAGTCTACCGCAGCATGA
- the LOC140876861 gene encoding hydroxyethylthiazole kinase yields MADKIEQDPKNIGEDWAPQAWAHLKSVREASPLIQCITNFVSVDFVANILISAGASPAMIHSIEEIPDFAPKTHALYINVGTLAPDWIPAMKLAATLANDGGRPWVLDPVAAGASGLRLSVCLELLKMRPTVIRGNGSEIMSLFKGSLDDDSKGVDSTHESLDAVEAAKSLAKSSGSIIAISGAVDFITDGHRVVGAKNGVSMLQKITGTGCSLTALIAAFLAIDPARPLEATASALSVFGVASEIGMSLAKGPASLRMHLIDSLYGLDQATLLQRVNIESM; encoded by the exons atGGCTGACAAAATCGAACAAGATCCAAAAAACATCGGTGAGGATTGGGCCCCACAAGCATGGGCCCACCTCAAATCTGTGCGCGAAGCATCCCCGCTGATCCAGTGTATCACCAACTTCGTCTCCGTTGATTTCGTCGCGAACATTCTCATCTCCGCCGGCGCTTCTCCGGCAATGATACACTCCATCGAAGAAATCCCGGACTTCGCCCCCAAGACCCACGCGCTTTACATTAACGTCGGAACACTCGCGCCGGACTGGATACCGGCGATGAAGCTTGCGGCCACGCTGGCGAATGACGGCGGTAGGCCTTGGGTGTTGGACCCCGTGGCTGCCGGAGCTTCTGGTCTCCGGTTAAGCGTCTGTTTGGAGTTGTTGAAGATGAGGCCTACTGTGATTAGGGGGAATGGGTCTGAGATAATGTCTCTTTTTAAAGGCTCCTTGGATGATGATTCTAAG GGCGTGGACAGCACACACGAATCATTAGATGCTGTGGAAGCAGCAAAGTCCCTGGCTAAAAGTAGTGGAAGTATAATTGCCATATCAGGGGCCGTCGACTTCATTACAGATGGTCACAGGGTAGTTGGTGCTAAAAACGGGGTTTCGATGTTGCAGAAAATTACGGGAACAGGGTGTTCCCTCACCGCGCTAATCGCTGCTTTTCTAGCAATCGACCCAGCACGGCCATTGGAAGCCACAGCTTCCGCACTTTCTGTATTCGGGGTTGCCAGTGAGATAGGGATGAGTCTGGCTAAAGGTCCGGCTTCTTTACGGATGCACTTGATCGATTCATTGTATGGGCTTGACCAAGCTACATTGCTTCAACGAGTAAACATTGAAAGCATGTGA
- the LOC140875523 gene encoding GATA transcription factor 1-like — MEHSNEFEEPFMNEDEFLFNFDAEAGDSSAFNFNYGVSDSPSSGKTTAFGPETQNHPFPVFPEAVENFEWLMAEDTFPTLESCFGALSDGSEFVPNHLSPISVLETIKTNGDSHKYNLGLPLTNHPKGSRSKKRRRRTAGYGDLPSQHCLWSNQSSVAISEESGLLGRRCQHCLVDKTPQWRAGPTGPKTLCNACGVRYKSGRLHPEYRPACSPTFSSLLHSNSHKKVLEMRMKK; from the exons ATGGAGCATTCGAACGAATTCGAAGAGCCTTTTATGAACGAAGATGAATTTCTTTTCAATTTTGATGCGGAAGCTGGCGACAGCTCTGCCTTCAACTTCAACTATGGCGTTTCCGATTCTCCCTCCAGCGGCAAAACGACGGCGTTTGGACCCGAAACTCAGAACCATCCATTTCCC GTTTTTCCGGAAGCAGTGGAGAATTTCGAATGGTTGATGGCCGAAGACACCTTTCCGACGTTGGAGAGTTGCTTCGGGGCGTTATCCGACGGCTCCGAATTCGTGCCAAACCACCTAAGCCCTATATCCGTGCTGGAAACCATCAAAACCAATGGTGACAGCCACAAGTACAACCTCGGCTTGCCGCTCACTAACCATCCAAAGGGCAGCCGTAGCAAAAAAAGACGAAGAAGAACGGCGGGCTATGGCGATCTTCCGAGCCAGCATTGCCTGTGGTCGAACCAGTCTAGTGTCGCGATCAGTGAGGAGTCGGGGCTTTTGGGAAGGAGGTGCCAACATTGCCTGGTCGACAAGACACCACAGTGGCGGGCAGGTCCGACGGGGCCAAAGACATTGTGCAATGCCTGTGGTGTGCGGTACAAGTCGGGTCGACTGCACCCCGAGTATCGACCTGCTTGTAGCCCTACATTTTCTAGTCTGTTGCATTCCAATTCTCATAAGAAGGTGCTGGAGATGAGGATGAAGAAGTAG
- the LOC140867321 gene encoding uncharacterized protein, with amino-acid sequence MKTHNLLLLIILSLTLFKTLTSLKELAISHLSTKTYDVRIINGFTSNSSMPLVVWCASEDGDDMGGRALQEREDYGWSVDTGFLSRPARFVCTVKWAWRRKKFDAFWLSRDKYRCGVDRRCFWLVKEDGIYFGKSNDHGGNWIKNFSWM; translated from the coding sequence ATGAAAACCCACAATCTTCTACTGCTCATTATCCTTTCTCTTACATTATTCAAAACATTAACCTCACTGAAAGAACTGGCAATATCCCACTTGAGCACCAAAACCTATGATGTTCGTATAATCAATGGGTTCACAAGTAACTCTTCAATGCCGTTAGTGGTGTGGTGTGCGTCTGAAGATGGGGATGACATGGGGGGCCGAGCACTCCAAGAGCGCGAGGACTATGGTTGGAGCGTCGACACGGGATTCTTGTCGCGACCGGCTCGATTCGTTTGCACCGTAAAATGGGCTTGGAGAAGGAAGAAATTCGATGCGTTTTGGCTGAGCCGTGACAAATATAGATGTGGTGTGGATAGAAGATGTTTTTGGCTCGTGAAAGAGGATGGGATTTATTTTGGGAAGAGCAATGATCATGGAGGGAATTGGATAAAGAATTTCTCTTGGATGTGA
- the LOC140883749 gene encoding uncharacterized protein has translation MKSSSSGGDLLKLLEAIKSSEVVENRVQLLKELEEVDLSENTTVNAVVEYLILFWEDFTCLDVSQCTLNRMVLHVAAKCLELDISGCLVQFLVLGIKANVWCRKHLKMTLMSTEDSPEEDHHNFFFQLLLDLLSYSAASYSALARYAVSISKDLTVSIENFISEQLSLTKDLASEIKRINTLGSELLKAALVAIDGVTRLCKVYCDGVNWDICLAKTEDDNIRDCKEAENGDHIIQITNCTVEKLCELGVVAANDGGSLVSLLNMSWKGVVTLLQFGKGALAVKVNVTSVIMTLISLARESLRRASQTLSFLEKDKDTEAEAKRIFRLAKFYLINAVRISSHYPMQALLAYKEITLCVVLILTIRISLCQVEHLKSASDILSEIVEPTSFHLINSLLNSSQLKQEDKFEILDWLFSCGSNVSSVAEDVSSDNAHISVDEIFSVSSDVMNKDKMLSLGRVSLFLNLLKADLEEDVRLGLSRKLGWLLDILVDEDVYSLILVMRIPVVCGSSEKHELTYRPMFCAVVHDLKTFLIMAIDSSVTWNEVESFLIENLFHPHFLCWEIVAELWCFVLRHAGPDMMNDIVDKLCSLLWMTSRESVLFSESALRKTARLICVLATDGPPLMVDRVYGSIFESNRTQYSFSVHTALVMEGFPLNSLSEKNRSTAKQRIVTQYFDLLESFEGKSPGQCDFGVYGGPVFALCAALQSLQVSLSDTEMKTLKFLVTIIRKYKTSADETSRENYARLIGELLGIISSMKHLYSFDEMDGVISELQNLFISKPPVSDRQLFLCKPNLACFMAGLGHMELADTEDCAKSLAAWELFHVILRERHWAFVHLAITAFGYFAARTSCNQLWRFVPQDAALSFDVEYGNEVDEERFMSKLKEFLEKEMACQTTHPSPDHLAMFAKEGRMLKQIVQKNLQKLDSAVISCDMMEIDKERQPNKKRKFPDGICRGVELLQTGLKIMVDGISQWKRDGDEPSEARELFLQHFSRLEDVIAHLLSISGSE, from the exons ATGAAGAGCTCGAGTTCAGGTGGCGATTTGCTGAAGCTTCTCGAAGCCATTAAATCTTCTGAG GTTGTTGAGAATCGAGTTCAACTGCTCAAGGAATTGGAGGAAGTAGATTTAAGCGAGAATACCACAGTGAATGCTGTTGTTGAGTATTTAATA CTATTTTGGGAAGACTTCACTTGCTTGGATGTATCTCAGTGCACATTGAACAGAATGGTTTTACACGTGGCTGCTAAATGCTTAGAGCTGGATATATCAGGATGCCTAGTACAATTTCTTGTCCTAGGGATAAAA GCCAACGTGTGGTGCAGAAAGCATCTGAAAATGACTCTAATGTCGACTGAGGATTCTCCAGAAGAAGATCACCATAATTTCTTTTTTCAG TTGCTTTTGGATTTGCTCAGCTACTCTGCTGCTAGTTATTCGGCTTTGGCTAGATATGCTGTTTCCATTAGTAAGGACTTGACGGTCAGCATTGAGAATTTCATTTCAGAACAGTTATCTCTGACCAAGGATTTGGCGTCTGAAATAAAG AGAATTAACACTTTAGGGTCAGAATTACTGAAGGCAGCACTGGTGGCCATTGATGGGGTGACACGATTATGCAAGGTATACTGTGATGGTGTAAACTGGGATATCTGCCTTGCAAAAACAGAGGATGATAATATAAGGGATTGCAAAGAGGCTGAAAATGGAGATCATATCATTCAAATAACCAATTGCACAGTTGAAAAACTATGTGAACTTGGTGTTGTTGCAGCTAATGATGGTGGCAGTCTGGTGAGCCTGCTAAATATGTCATGGAAAGGGGTAGTTACACTCCTTCAGTTTGGCAAGGGTGCTTTAGCAGTCAAAGTGAATGTAACAAGCGTCATCATGACCTTAATTTCATTGGCTAGGGAGTCGTTGAGACGTGCTTCTCAGACTTTGTCGTTTTTGGAGAAGGACAAAGACACCGAAGCTGAAGCTAAGAGGATCTTCCGTCTGGCCAAGTTTTACTTGATCAATGCTGTGAGAATTAGCTCACATTACCCAATGCAAGCCCTTCTTGCTTATAAAGAGATCACACTCTGTGTCGTCTTGATATTAACCATCAGAATCTCACTCTGCCAGGTGGAACATTTAAAATCTGCAAGTGATATATTATCAGAAATTGTGGAGCCAACATCATTTCACTTGATCAACTCTCTACTGAATTCAAGTCAACTAAAACAAGAAGACAAGTTTGAAATTTTGGACTGGCTATTTAGTTGTGGCAGTAATGTGAGTTCGGTGGCTGAAGATGTGAGCAGTGACAATGCTCACATTTCAGTAGATGAAATATTTTCAGTGAGTTCTGATGTTATGAACAAGGATAAAATGCTTTCTCTTGGTCGGGTGTCCTTATTTCTTAATCTCTTGAAAGCCGATCTAGAAGAAGATGTCCGGCTTGGTCTCTCCAGAAAGCTAGGATGGCTTTTGGATATACTTGTAGATGAAGATGTTTATTCTTTAATTCTTGTTATGCGAATTCCTGTTGTTTGCGGTTCTAGTGAAAAGCATGAACTGACTTACCGGCCTATGTTTTGTGCTGTTGTTCATGACTTGAAGACTTTCCTGATCATGGCGATCGATTCTAGTGTGACATGGAATGAAGTAGAATCATTCTTgatagaaaatcttttccaccCTCACTTTTTATGTTGGGAAATTGTTGCTGAACTTTGGTGTTTTGTCTTACGTCATGCGGGGCCTGATATGATGAATGACATTGTTGACAAGCTTTGCTCACTATTATGGATGACGTCTCGAGAATCAGTACTATTTTCTGAGAGTGCTCTTCGAAAAACCGCAAGATTAATATGTGTTCTTGCAACTGATGGGCCGCCACTGATGGTTGATCGAGTTTACGGTTCGATATTTGAGAGCAACCGAACTCAGTATTCATTTAGTGTGCATACAGCACTTGTCATGGAAGGGTTCCCCTTAAATTCCCTTTCAGAAAAGAATAGAAGCACAGCCAAACAAAGAATTGTAACTCAGTATTTTGACCTCTTGGAGAGCTTTGAAGGCAAGTCTCCAGGACAGTGTGATTTTGGAGTTTATGGCGGTCCTGTTTTTGCTCTTTGTGCTGCATTGCAGTCTCT ACAGGTCAGCCTATCTGATACTGAAATGAAGACTTTGAAGTTCCTTGTCACCATTATTCGCAAGTACAAAACTTCCGCAGATGAAACAAGCAGAGAGAATTATGCCCGGCTCATTGGCGAATTGCTAGGGATCATTTCTAGTATGAAGCATCTATACTCGTTCGATGAAATGGACGGAGTCATTTCAGAGCTTCAGAATCTCTTTATATCAAAGCCACCAGTATCAGATAGACAACTTTTTCTATGCAAACCAAATCTAGCTTGTTTCATGGCCGGTCTTGGCCACATGGAATTGGCAGATACAGAAGACTGCGCCAAAAGCTTAGCCGCTTGGGAGCTTTTCCACGTGATATTGAGGGAACGTCACTGGGCGTTTGTTCATCTTGCAATCACGGCATTTGGGTATTTTGCGGCTCGTACTTCTTGCAACCAATTATGGAGATTCGTGCCTCAAGATGCTGCATTGTCATTTGATGTGGAGTATGGAAACGAAGTAGACGAGGAAAGGTTCATGTCCAAGTTAAAAGAATTCCTGGAGAAGGAAATGGCATGTCAGACGACACATCCAAGTCCTGATCATTTAGCTATGTTTGCCAAAGAAGGTCGAATGCTGAAACAGATTGTCCAAAAAAATCTGCAaaaactcgattcagctgttaTTTCGTGTGATATGATGGAAATTGATAAAGAGAGACAACCCaataagaaaagaaaatttCCTGATGGAATCTGCAGAGGAGTAGAATTGCTGCAGACTGGTTTAAAGATCATGGTTGATGGTATTTCTCAATGGAAACGGGACGGAGACGAACCGAGTGAAGCTCGTGAGTTGTTCTTGCAACATTTTTCTAGACTTGAAGATGTGATTGCACATTTGCTCAGCATATCCGGCAGTGAATGA